The DNA region CCTCGATGAAAACCATCCATTTGGATATGTACACCTTGACTTTCACTGCCACCTTCTCTTAACTTTGTTTGTCATCTCACCTAGACTTTGATTACCACATTATCTTGACTATCAACCCTACATTATCTTTGAGACTACCCACAATGCTCTGTATCATGTATTAAATAAACTCGTCCCCAGAGCAAGGTTTAGTTGGTTAGTGCGGGACAGAGTTACTAGCATAGAGcaagggttcgaatctcgataaagctGAGGAAAAAAAGTCCTTCTCATATCGGCTAATTATAGCTTCTCAATTTACCTCCTCATATATGGTCGTGAGGCCGACTGTGAGGAGCCGCTGGATGACGAATACCACTTTTGCTACCATACCATATATTAAATCAGGTCACATAAATTTGATAAACGAAACAAACACACAAGATTCAGTTCAGTATCTCTTGACAAACAATAATAACTACATTCTTCATTAAAATCAAGTTTATCTTTTAGCACGGAGGAAGATTTGGCAGTGCTGTCTGCCCATTGAGCACGTTTATCGCCTGCTTCATTGAGGGTCGCAGATTGAAGTCTGGATGAGCACACCACAATCCTACAACCAACACTTGCTCCATTTGTTGTTCATCAAATTCACCGTTTAGCTTCTCATCGGCTGCTTCAACTACTCTGCCTTTGGCATAAAATTCCCACGCCCGTTCCACTAGTTTGCCCGTGCTCGGTCTTCTCGCACAAGCAATCTCGAGGGCCACGACTCCAAAGCTATAGACATCTGACTCTTTGCTGGCTTTGCCACTGTCAAGATATTCAGGGGCCATGTACCCCAGCGTTCCGGCATTCACCGTGGTCTTCCAGCTGAGGTCGTGGTCGATGAGCCTAGCGAGGCCGAAGTCTCCTAGCTTGGCGTTAAATGCAGAGTCCAACATGATATTGCTCGGCTTGACATCGCGATGCAGCACGCACTGCTCCCATTCGTGCTGGAGATAGAGCATCGCAGAGGCCAAGTCGAGTGCGATCTTGTACCTCTCCGGCCACCTCAAATGATTTTGCGCGGAGTACAGCCACGAGTCGAGGCTACCGTTGGGCAAGAACTCGTAGACGAGGAGGAGTTCTTGTTGTTCTTGGCACCAGCCGACCAGCTTAACCAGATTACGATGTCCGAGCCGGCTTATGACGTTGAGTTCAGAGAAGTACTctttctttccttgcttggacgaCTCCTTGGCGAACCTCTTAATGGCGACGTCAACGTTCAATCTCTCCAGACGGCCTTTGTAGACCGAGCCGAATCCACCTTCCCCAAGCTTGACGTCCTCAGAGAAGTTCCTCGAGGCAGCGGCTAGCTCTTCGTACGAGAACCCATTTGGCCTTCCTTGTATCTCTAAGCCATCATCAAGCAGCTGGTGCTGGTCCCTGATAATGTTGGCCCTCTTCTTCCTGCTCCACAAGAACACGAAACCCAACAgcaagaggaggaggagggtcCCTACCCCTGTGACCATGCCAACAATGAGCCCTGTTTTGCTTTTGCGTCGTCGCACGGGAGGATGTTTCACCAGAGTCGAAGATAAATTCCATGATAAAAGTGTGTGTGTCTCATTATTAATTCCCGTCGATGCCGAGAACCCTACCGCAACCTGCCTCGTTGAACAAATGAGATGTAAAAGGTAAACCGTCCTGTAACTATACTTAACATTGTGTTAGTACTCTTATTTGACACAAGATAGAAAGGTACAATGAATGAAGATCGAGATGACTTTTTAcagaaaattaaacttaaaagccCATTGATCGTCTGTAAGAAAAAAGACTAATTAAGCGTcaatgattctttttttttttttaaagtacaaAGTTGATGGTATGATCAACTCAGTGAGCAATATTCGAATAAAGTGATTTATATGTtgagatatttaaaattaattataggaAAGAAAATTCTATTCAGTAAAAGACCCATTACTAACCTCGGATGAGATAAGCACCTCCCGAAGGTCCACGATGTAGCTAAGGCTGTAATTCGTAGTACGGGACCCATTTGATCTTAGAGCTAGGACAACACTTAAATTATGAGTGCCTGAATCGTAGCTCACCCATGCATCTCCCTGCCATTTGTCATCACCTCCATCGGCGTCCCATGTTTTGTACTCAACTGACCTGGCTGAGCCGACATCGATCCCGACATGAGGAGTCGATGGATCGTCGAGTGCAGGATTTGGGTACGTGTCAAACTCCACTGCCACAATCGGAACCGGCTGTGAGGAGATGCTGTCTGTCGATGACTGACATACCATAGCACTGAACAAGCCGAGGCCGCAGCCACCGGAATTGGGATAGCTACTGGAGTTGGAAGGAAATGGAGAGAGGAAGAAAGCCATGCCATCTCCTGGCTGCCTTTGGCCATTCGGGTTGATTATAAAGGCGAAATGGGTGGAGAAATCGGTCAGGTAATCAGAATTATTCCAGAGCAGAAGAGGGTCCGCGTATACGGCTCTTCCCTGGCTAGATTGCATATTGCCATCTCGCTCACTTCTGGTAAGCTGAAAGCAACCGTTATTAGAACTAGACCATGATGCATGGTCTTGAAGTGTGATTTTGGAAAGACTGCTTTGGTCGAAGGAAGGGAAGTCGAAGGAGAGAGCAGTCGCCAAGGGAACATTAAGAATTCCCAAGAAAAAGAGAGCAAAGTTTGTAGGCATTGGATTGATAGAGTTTGGTATGTGTTCAAAAAAGAACCACTGCTAATTTATAGAAAGGTGAATGACAAATTAATGTCCGTAGACAAGTAATCTATTCTAGGAAATATTAAGGTCAAAGTCAATAGAGGAGAAAAGTAGATATGTACTTCCAGAGAGTTGAAATTAAATCTCGAAAAAATATATAGTTTGTTATTGACGTGATGGCATGGACAGAGACAATTAATGTTGGAGAAGAAATACATATGAGGAGAAGATTAACATAATTGATGTCGGCATGGCCGCTTGAACGTTATGCATGCTATAGATTGAGTTGGATATTTGAATTAAAACCTAAATGAACACTAAGGGCATGTTTCATGGTCAAAATTGTAAATGAGCTTTCTTTGTGATTCCTAATATGTCAATATTAATATcacatgaaaaatataaaaattaattacttTTTCACTATCAATAAAATCtcgataatataatttttatgggCATCCTACGTTATCAAATCACACGTTTTATTTCGAATGGTCCTACCTACCTCACTAAtcttgaaagaaaaaaataaatttaaaattttactattaCTCTTAAACTAAAAATATCAAATTTCATGccctaataatttttttattcaacttttttaATTTAACAAACTTCTTAAAAATCTGACATTGGATATCCTATGAATAAGTTCAGGTTACTCTACTAAGGTGAACAATCAATGAATTAACttatttgttaatttatttaattcttaattataaaattcatatatatatatatatatatgaattttataattttaaattatttataatgtattaaaaataagaaataacATAGTTAAGTTGTAAGAATTAGATCAACATTATTATTTTTAGCTGAAATTATAAAAACATGATATTTTTAGTGGaggttttaataaaaaatttaaacaaactcaatgaaaaaaaaacttaaagagCAGAGCTCAACAGAAATTGCGTGGAAAGGGTACAGAGTAAAACTTAGTTGGCATAACTTACCTATCTTAAAACAagtaaaatagaaaaattagggtGAATGATTTGACAGAAAATTGCATTATTATGAAATGCTGATGCGATTGAAaagtaaatatatttattatatatatatgttaaccTGGCAAGGTTTTCAGAGACCTGACGCATTCTCATGTTAATCATCCAACTCAAcaataaaatatattagaaacaatATGATCGATCGACACAATTAACGTACGATCGATTAGGTTTAGTAAACAAATTTTCTTAATTGACATACGATTGGCTAGAATTGATAAAACAAGAGGTGCTGGTGATGCACTCTAATGTCACTTGACAATAATTTGTAAGAGTTGACATTGACATATTCTTATCTGTGTCAATTTAGAAGGAAAATTTGCAGGCCGGCCATGTCGACCCTAATTGAATATTTAGCTATGAATCAAATATCCAGATGAGAGTCAGCATAGCAGAGATGATGGGAATAGAAACGATAAGAAATAAGAATACTATAGAAAGTAGAGATTGTATCCTATTGAAGAAAAACTTCTAAAGATCCACTTACATGATCTAAATACGTAGTTAAATAACCAATATAATTCAATTAggtgatatatatataacaaaagaggaagaagacttaattaataatattttgataaaattcatttatatatataaaataagatAGAGTCCTAGGATCTATAAAATCAACCCCATTTAATAATTCATCTTGTTTTATAACTTATtgcaattttatattatatttatgaaTATCATAGAATTTCTCTTAGCTTTGGTGCAATCTGTCATGCAATACAATCAAGAAGTTTGTAGTAGGAGGAATCCCTTGTCTTTGTGACATCGAGCGTGATAGTAATTATTTGATGGGTTATTTTGATTTTATTAGTTTGACTATGAacattgaaaataatattttaaaatctattgATTCGAAAGAGTAGGGAATAAGTAAATAAGTAGTTCTGTAGAATAATattattaatctatttttttttatctaatatcAACTAACAAGACACTTATATATAGACCGAAAATCTTAAGagataaaagaattttattttaacaaaatgGAAAAAATCCTAACACACTCAAAATCTTAAAATTTCTAAACAGATTCAAatccaaaaatataaaaaaaaattaatttaaaaaaaatattcgcATCCTCTTGCATTAgtgaaattttaacaaaaaaaaaaaaaaaaatcttaggaTCTTCCTACATCAATTGTTCTTGGATTGAAAAATCCCATCCTGTATTGAAAATAGTATCAAATAATAATCAAGAAGAAGATCATCTCACATCAACTCAATAATTATTCATTGACAACTGGGTGCTATCTCATATTCTAGGAGATATATGTCCCatcggatgagtctagtggctagcgcataaaatattatcaaaataagGTCTGAGGtttgaatctcgacaaagtcgaggtaaatacctcctttatgtactagtcactattccaaaggctaatactcgctcgtgatttacctcctctgtgctGACCTTGGGACGGATTGACAGGGGCACTGGGGACGAACATATTCACCTTTTGTCATAATATTCCATGAGATATGTTTCATAATGTCTTTTTAATGTATTTCCTGGAGCACCTGTCATTTTATTTGAAATTGTATAGTTTCACATCTCTGAGAGAACCCGTCCTCTCCTATCTATGCCATTCCCAACATAAAAGCCTCCCTTTGAAACTACCTCTTTATACAAGTTAAACCGATCTAGACGTTTTGCATTGAGTACAACATCAGGAAACTCAGGAAGTCTTCCTTGCAGAACAATCGACTATATATGCTGATTCGGTGATAAGGATCCATCCCTCGGAGGGTCATTATCACAGTGGAAGTTAAAGTCTAGACGGTCAACATCTCTATAtcgctgaccgatcagataatccattTGCCCGACCGGGGTGAAGGATAGCCAAGCCGATGTCAACCCGATGTTACCACAGCTTGGTCGCATACCGAGCTTCCGACACTCAGAAAACAGTGTGCCGGTGAGACATACGCCGAGCGGCCAGCTCGGTCGGGCTTACATCGAACCTCGAAATCGGCGAAACGAGATTGCAGCCGAGCAGTCACTCAGATATAGCTCAACACAACAACGGACTTTGGACAGTGGAACGTTGGCCGAGCGGCCACTCCACTCGATCCAAAGGCCATACCATCCGGACGACTGAGGGTTGGCTGAACGATCATCCCGCTCGCCccactaacagacaaaaggaggatcagccgATATCCTTATGGGAACTCGTGCCACCGACAAACGGCATGGTTGCCGACATGACcaggcagaggatcgtacgacggaagcttccact from Zingiber officinale cultivar Zhangliang chromosome 4B, Zo_v1.1, whole genome shotgun sequence includes:
- the LOC121977772 gene encoding L-type lectin-domain containing receptor kinase IX.1-like; its protein translation is MPTNFALFFLGILNVPLATALSFDFPSFDQSSLSKITLQDHASWSSSNNGCFQLTRSERDGNMQSSQGRAVYADPLLLWNNSDYLTDFSTHFAFIINPNGQRQPGDGMAFFLSPFPSNSSSYPNSGGCGLGLFSAMVCQSSTDSISSQPVPIVAVEFDTYPNPALDDPSTPHVGIDVGSARSVEYKTWDADGGDDKWQGDAWVSYDSGTHNLSVVLALRSNGSRTTNYSLSYIVDLREVLISSEVAVGFSASTGINNETHTLLSWNLSSTLVKHPPVRRRKSKTGLIVGMVTGVGTLLLLLLLGFVFLWSRKKRANIIRDQHQLLDDGLEIQGRPNGFSYEELAAASRNFSEDVKLGEGGFGSVYKGRLERLNVDVAIKRFAKESSKQGKKEYFSELNVISRLGHRNLVKLVGWCQEQQELLLVYEFLPNGSLDSWLYSAQNHLRWPERYKIALDLASAMLYLQHEWEQCVLHRDVKPSNIMLDSAFNAKLGDFGLARLIDHDLSWKTTVNAGTLGYMAPEYLDSGKASKESDVYSFGVVALEIACARRPSTGKLVERAWEFYAKGRVVEAADEKLNGEFDEQQMEQVLVVGLWCAHPDFNLRPSMKQAINVLNGQTALPNLPPC